The stretch of DNA caaCAAATCCCAATCTTCGCCTTTTCTCCTTCAAACTATTCCCCAAactaattgaatatttcatctTTACAATTACAGCCACAGCTTCATCCAGACGTTTCTTATCAAACGCTTTGGAAAGTTCTGCAGAGAGTTCTTCCAGTTCTTTCTTTACCGTCTCTTGCAATCTCTTCAAATCTTCGGGAGTTTCTGCTGCATCAACCTCCTCATTCCTCTCCATCATCTCCATGAGGAACTTCTGATCAAGAGCACTGTTATCCTGCGGCAGCTCCACTCCATTTTGCTCAAGGATGTACTCTCCACGCTTTAAGGGCGCCAGGAGGGTCTTGTATGCCTTATTTACAAGGGAACTCCATTCAAGTGAAATATCCTGCTCTTTCTGACTTCTACTACTGAATTTATCAGGATGCAGGATGCTCTGCATCTCACGGAATTTCTTCGTCAAGGCATTACTGTCGACATTGAAGTTTCTCGGTAAGTCTAGTATTTCAAAGTAATCctggaaaattgaatatttatttaaaaactttctttcattcaaatagtttttcttacttttttctcatcaactttttgtacaaaattgcACTTTGAACAGAAAATCCCGTTTCCGGATGTAGTGCCGCAGTTCCAACAAGTATTCTGcgaagaaaaatgtcttaCGAATTTGTTTGAGTGCGGAAAAAAGTTTCTGGGGATTCTCTGGACACTGGAGAGGGACTCCCAGATTAGGGTCCTGGCGAGGACACTCATTTTACAAGGTAAGTAATGTTTAtcaaaaaatcacaacaaaTTATGTAATGTGAGGTTATGTGTGCTGTTGTACAGAGTGAACAGCTGATTGTGGGCCATTGTGGGGTTTCCCTTTTTcaagaggaaataaaaattttccgttGAAATTCTtaacggaaaatttcttttattttaattttcataaaagattttttgggaaaaatccattgctttaaagaaaaatatgataaTTTCCATTGTTTCCACTACTTATTCAAAATAGGGGGAGGGGTGTGTTTTTtcgaaagaaaagtttctggGTAGAAATTCCTAAAATCATAGAATTGTGATAAAGAGATGATGAATTCATTTtccaaataagaaaatcaaactTATAATGTCCGTCACAGATAAAGATTTcattcctgaaaaaaaagcaagacAAGAAGTGAAATCAGGGAAatcagaaatgaaaaatatctcttgAGGGATCGTTTTTTTTGGTTTGCAAAAGTGGTGAAcgtaagataaaaaaaagtgcttGCGGGGAAAGAAGAGCTTTCGGTGCGATGGAAGAAGATGAATGGACTATGAAGGAGAACAGGATAAATCTTATTGAGGTACGAGATATATCCATTATGGGATATAATTTGTATATTCAGAAACCAATTTAAATGCAAGAAATCACCCTCGAGAGATTTTGCAATCATCactata from Lutzomyia longipalpis isolate SR_M1_2022 chromosome 1, ASM2433408v1 encodes:
- the LOC129786349 gene encoding iron-sulfur cluster co-chaperone protein HscB, which translates into the protein MSVLARTLIWESLSSVQRIPRNFFPHSNKFVRHFSSQNTCWNCGTTSGNGIFCSKCNFVQKVDEKKDYFEILDLPRNFNVDSNALTKKFREMQSILHPDKFSSRSQKEQDISLEWSSLVNKAYKTLLAPLKRGEYILEQNGVELPQDNSALDQKFLMEMMERNEEVDAAETPEDLKRLQETVKKELEELSAELSKAFDKKRLDEAVAVIVKMKYSISLGNSLKEKRRRLGFVD